The nucleotide sequence GGCGAGGCAAAAAGTAACTAAGCGAACTTTCGTAAGCTAATAAAACATGAGATCCCTAAAAGGACAACTCTGAAATATTTTAAAAAAATCTTGCACTTTATTCACAACACTATGCGTTAAAAAGGGTTAAAAAAACAGGCTTTACTTGCATTAAAGCAAGATTTTATATACTTATATATTTTTACTTGCAATTTTCCACAAAGTTATCCACATTGCTTTCTGCACAAGTTGTGAATAACAAATACCCTAATCGGGGGACATAATTCAGGCAATACTTTTAAAATAAGATTATATTTGTCACACTTTTTACCTTAAACCGAAGAAGACTATGGAAGTTACTTATTATGGACATTCGTGTTTTTTGGTCGAAACCGGAAATTCCAAAATTCTTTTTGACCCTTTTATTACTGGAAATTCTTTGGCCTCTCATATCGACATCAATAAGATAGAAGCTGACTATATTTTACTTTCACACGGACATGCCGACCATGTGGGTGATGTGGAGGCGATAGCCAAAAGAACCGGCGCCATGATAGTAGGCCCTTTTGAGACTGTTTCATGGTTTGGGCAGAAAGGCCTTGAGAAAAACCATGGCATGAACCCTGGCGGAAAAGCCCGTTTTGACTTCGGCACCGTAAAAATGGTTTCTGCCATACATTCCAGCAGCATGCCTGACGGATCTTACGGAGGCGTTGCCACAGGTTTTGTCATCGAAACAGCAGAAAAAACTTTCTACTACTCTGGCGACACAGCGCTTACCACTGACATGCGCCTGATCAAAGACCGCTATAAACTGGATTTTGCTTTCCTTTGTATTGGTGATACCTTTACCATGGATATAGAAGATGCAGTGGTAGCTGCTGAATATACCGGCACTTCCAAGATAATTGGAATGCACTATAATACGTTTCCTGTAATAGAGCTAGATGCTGCCTATGCACAGCAGGTAGCCCAAAAAGCTGGAAAAGAACTTGTTTTATTTGAAATCGGACAAACCATCAAATTATAATTTTAATGGGTAAAATAATTGCCATAGCTAACCAGAAAGGTGGAGTGGGTAAAACCACTT is from Cytophagaceae bacterium ABcell3 and encodes:
- a CDS encoding metal-dependent hydrolase — its product is MEVTYYGHSCFLVETGNSKILFDPFITGNSLASHIDINKIEADYILLSHGHADHVGDVEAIAKRTGAMIVGPFETVSWFGQKGLEKNHGMNPGGKARFDFGTVKMVSAIHSSSMPDGSYGGVATGFVIETAEKTFYYSGDTALTTDMRLIKDRYKLDFAFLCIGDTFTMDIEDAVVAAEYTGTSKIIGMHYNTFPVIELDAAYAQQVAQKAGKELVLFEIGQTIKL